The Leptospirillum ferriphilum genome contains a region encoding:
- the speE gene encoding polyamine aminopropyltransferase: MSAPRTSKWYIEYSSPYLGHMHGITDILVSSQTKFQKMDIVRSGAFGTCLILDDKMQASSVDEFIYHETLVHPVMLAHPEPKNILVIGGGEGATLREVLRHKTVQKAVMVDIDDQVIEECKKHLPSWSKGAFDDKRSRIISTDARKYLEETDEIFDVIITDLSEPVEEGPAYLLYTREFYQMALGRLSTKGTLSLQAGTAAIPYLLNFSAVFQTLKSVFPVVAPYQTFVPSFGLPWGFAIASKGNDPRAFGEEDVNKHISDRISGSLSYYDGLTHQGMFGLPKHIRKELDSSKIIIEDNHPLFTYH; the protein is encoded by the coding sequence ATGAGCGCTCCAAGGACTTCGAAGTGGTATATTGAATATTCGTCGCCGTATTTAGGTCACATGCACGGCATAACGGACATATTGGTTTCGTCCCAGACCAAATTCCAGAAGATGGACATCGTTCGTTCCGGTGCCTTCGGAACATGCCTGATTCTGGATGACAAGATGCAGGCATCTTCGGTTGACGAATTCATTTATCACGAAACTCTCGTGCACCCTGTCATGCTGGCTCACCCTGAACCCAAAAACATCCTCGTCATTGGGGGGGGAGAAGGGGCAACACTCCGGGAGGTCCTTCGTCACAAGACTGTTCAGAAAGCCGTTATGGTCGACATTGATGACCAGGTGATCGAAGAATGCAAAAAACATCTTCCATCCTGGAGCAAGGGAGCATTTGACGACAAACGCTCGCGCATTATATCGACCGATGCCCGGAAATATCTGGAAGAAACGGACGAGATCTTCGATGTGATTATCACAGACCTTTCTGAACCTGTCGAAGAAGGCCCTGCATATTTGCTGTATACACGGGAGTTTTACCAGATGGCTCTTGGACGCCTTTCCACCAAAGGAACTCTCTCCCTTCAGGCGGGAACGGCTGCGATCCCTTACCTTCTTAATTTTTCTGCGGTTTTTCAGACATTGAAGTCGGTCTTTCCGGTTGTTGCACCCTACCAGACCTTTGTCCCGTCGTTCGGGCTTCCCTGGGGATTTGCGATCGCATCAAAGGGAAATGACCCCAGGGCATTTGGGGAAGAGGATGTCAACAAGCACATTTCTGATCGGATTTCCGGTTCTCTTTCTTATTATGATGGACTGACCCACCAAGGCATGTTTGGGCTTCCAAAACATATCCGGAAAGAACTGGACAGTTCCAAAATTATTATTGAAGACAACCACCCCCTCTTTACCTATCACTGA
- the speD gene encoding adenosylmethionine decarboxylase, whose amino-acid sequence MHALGTHLLVELKDCQNERLNDVSFIRQAMLDAALEAKATIVDERFHEFSPFGVSGVVVIAESHLAIHTWPEYRYAAVDIFTCGDTLKPEVAALHLAKKFVSNNPSIHEVKRGIIGIQNEKVPHKTPANEMEQGTGEKGKNPSDERSKDFEVVY is encoded by the coding sequence GTGCACGCATTGGGAACCCACCTCCTTGTCGAATTGAAGGATTGTCAAAACGAGAGACTCAATGATGTTTCCTTTATCCGCCAAGCCATGCTGGATGCCGCACTTGAAGCAAAAGCAACAATTGTTGACGAACGGTTCCATGAGTTCAGCCCATTCGGAGTCAGTGGCGTTGTCGTCATTGCCGAATCACATCTGGCCATCCACACCTGGCCCGAATACCGCTATGCAGCTGTCGACATTTTTACCTGTGGAGACACGTTAAAACCGGAAGTTGCTGCCCTTCATCTGGCCAAGAAGTTTGTCTCAAACAATCCCAGCATTCATGAAGTAAAACGTGGCATTATCGGAATCCAGAACGAAAAGGTCCCGCACAAAACTCCGGCAAATGAGATGGAACAAGGGACTGGAGAGAAAGGAAAAAATCCGTCTGATGAGCGCTCCAAGGACTTCGAAGTGGTATATTGA
- a CDS encoding sensor domain-containing diguanylate cyclase — MMDSALAHAVWIGIVYPESEWIDWKVMTGIPEHQKSVFRISIDPDSTESVRTLSDAVRMQKMAIGNNFLTTLTHPQWHRILNESELHSLIAVPFQQKKGVGIFALYGNRVGFFDPELASLIEKYSANITFALENREREEDRRKKDERVSRLQRFTRSFAEINELIMKRPDPDQLFDAVSRIIVDSGQARTSVIGLVDPQSGWVQWGWSANSPKGWRELLRVNLNPILPEGQTMTAKALRSGKIALENDYLNSLPEGDWKSFIKTTDIRAVTVVPFFFKQEIHGLLGVAGDRIGFFDRELIDLLDKLGKNITFGLENHEQEANQKKDAEKIRSLQRLTKALADTNRMLIEIPPPQTLMETACQIVVEAGDTSAAWIGVIDPGEKFLKWKAASGSSGQFFKDVRISIEKESPDGQVPTAEALRTGLPQIVEDYSETPGSHIWPEAMQKIGLRSLCAIPFNLHTGQKGVLVVGAEKTSFFDDILVDLLSQLASNIAFGLANWEREQIRKMRETEIRNLSLTDELTGLPNRRHFHEYLKDVLDRIGNSQGKIALAIIDLDGFKTINDSMGHHAGDKVLTQVGQNLQKSLSERSFLSRIGGDEFAVLISDIETRSRLVSQLQNLSLACTQEIFLDISSIRISASIGVSVFPDDTANMEQMLRLADSALYKVKAEGKSGWLFADGETGKLSINDMVNP, encoded by the coding sequence ATGATGGATTCGGCTCTGGCCCATGCCGTCTGGATCGGGATTGTCTATCCCGAATCAGAGTGGATTGACTGGAAAGTCATGACGGGAATACCGGAACATCAGAAATCTGTCTTTCGCATTTCAATCGACCCGGACTCCACCGAAAGTGTCCGGACCCTGTCCGATGCCGTCAGGATGCAAAAAATGGCCATCGGAAACAATTTTCTGACGACTCTCACCCATCCTCAATGGCACCGAATCTTAAATGAAAGTGAACTCCATTCATTGATAGCTGTCCCCTTCCAACAAAAAAAGGGGGTCGGCATATTTGCCCTTTACGGGAATCGTGTGGGTTTTTTCGACCCGGAACTGGCCAGTCTTATTGAAAAATATTCGGCAAATATCACCTTTGCCCTTGAGAACCGGGAACGGGAAGAAGATCGTCGAAAAAAAGACGAACGTGTATCTCGGCTTCAAAGATTTACCCGATCCTTTGCTGAAATCAACGAACTCATCATGAAGAGGCCCGATCCCGATCAGCTGTTCGATGCCGTCTCCCGGATTATTGTCGATTCCGGGCAAGCCCGTACTTCGGTCATTGGACTGGTCGACCCACAATCGGGATGGGTCCAGTGGGGATGGTCGGCAAACTCCCCGAAAGGGTGGAGAGAACTTCTTCGCGTAAACCTGAACCCGATTCTGCCGGAAGGCCAAACGATGACGGCGAAGGCACTGCGCAGCGGAAAAATTGCCCTTGAAAACGATTACCTGAACTCGTTGCCCGAAGGGGACTGGAAATCTTTTATCAAAACAACGGATATCCGTGCGGTCACCGTTGTCCCCTTTTTCTTCAAGCAGGAGATCCATGGGCTCCTGGGCGTCGCAGGAGACAGAATCGGCTTCTTTGATCGGGAACTGATTGATCTTCTGGACAAGCTTGGAAAGAACATCACCTTTGGATTGGAGAATCACGAGCAGGAGGCCAATCAGAAAAAGGACGCCGAAAAGATTCGATCACTGCAGAGACTGACAAAAGCCCTAGCGGACACCAATCGGATGCTGATCGAAATCCCTCCTCCCCAGACGCTGATGGAAACAGCCTGCCAGATCGTGGTCGAAGCCGGGGACACCAGTGCCGCGTGGATTGGGGTGATCGATCCGGGAGAAAAGTTTCTGAAATGGAAGGCCGCATCGGGATCGTCCGGGCAATTCTTTAAAGATGTGCGGATCTCCATCGAAAAAGAGAGCCCGGACGGACAGGTTCCCACGGCTGAAGCTCTTCGGACCGGACTTCCTCAGATTGTGGAAGATTATTCCGAAACTCCAGGATCGCACATCTGGCCAGAGGCCATGCAAAAAATTGGGTTAAGATCCCTCTGCGCCATCCCTTTCAACCTTCACACCGGACAAAAAGGGGTTCTTGTTGTCGGGGCAGAAAAAACGTCTTTTTTTGATGATATTCTTGTCGATCTTCTCTCCCAGCTTGCATCAAACATCGCATTTGGACTTGCAAACTGGGAACGTGAACAAATCCGTAAAATGCGCGAAACAGAAATCCGGAATCTTTCCCTGACTGATGAACTGACGGGGCTTCCCAACCGGAGGCACTTCCATGAATATTTAAAGGATGTCCTTGATCGCATCGGGAATTCCCAGGGAAAAATCGCCCTGGCAATCATAGACCTTGACGGATTCAAAACAATCAATGATTCAATGGGACATCACGCTGGCGACAAAGTCTTAACCCAGGTAGGCCAGAACTTGCAAAAAAGTCTTTCGGAAAGATCGTTTTTGTCCCGCATCGGAGGTGACGAATTCGCCGTTTTGATCAGCGACATTGAAACCCGGAGCCGACTTGTTTCCCAGTTACAGAATTTAAGCCTTGCGTGCACACAGGAAATTTTCCTAGATATTTCCTCGATTCGCATTTCTGCGAGTATCGGCGTTTCCGTGTTTCCCGACGACACCGCAAATATGGAACAGATGCTTCGTCTTGCAGATTCCGCTTTGTACAAGGTGAAGGCTGAAGGAAAATCCGGATGGCTCTTTGCAGACGGGGAAACCGGAAAGCTCTCTATAAATGATATGGTAAACCCTTAA
- a CDS encoding DUF3109 family protein — translation MVKMSSGVFVPFPGRERTLVLIGGVWVDPSLWTTKFDCNVELQGCHSMCCYRSNILAPGEKEKIDAHLEGILPYMTPVKRQLLQERGGFVADCRAQCPDGCELNEDEVNAMARAFRLSEDFRCNLIVRSEQAGESMDSCIFLSQNTSGENHCSIHAYAIDAGINWMDIKPVDCIQYPLAVFQEGGKTILAPQTTSFLSHLPCHDSGLGPWMYQSMESTIRFLLGGEFFEALDLYVRENVEPGRLERS, via the coding sequence ATGGTAAAAATGAGTTCCGGGGTGTTTGTGCCGTTTCCAGGAAGAGAACGGACACTGGTCTTGATTGGCGGCGTCTGGGTAGATCCCAGCCTCTGGACAACGAAATTTGACTGTAACGTTGAATTGCAAGGCTGTCACTCCATGTGTTGCTACCGCTCAAACATTCTGGCACCGGGAGAAAAAGAAAAAATTGATGCTCATCTTGAAGGAATTCTGCCCTACATGACACCGGTGAAAAGGCAACTTCTTCAGGAGAGGGGAGGGTTTGTTGCGGATTGCAGGGCGCAATGCCCCGACGGATGCGAGTTGAATGAAGATGAAGTCAACGCAATGGCGAGAGCCTTCCGGTTGTCCGAGGATTTTCGCTGTAATCTCATTGTTCGGTCGGAGCAAGCCGGAGAATCGATGGATTCCTGCATTTTCCTCTCCCAGAACACTTCCGGAGAAAATCATTGTTCCATTCATGCCTATGCAATTGATGCAGGCATCAATTGGATGGATATCAAACCTGTGGATTGTATCCAGTATCCCCTGGCCGTTTTTCAGGAGGGCGGGAAAACAATTCTTGCCCCTCAGACAACGTCCTTTCTCTCTCATTTGCCTTGTCATGATAGCGGTTTGGGGCCCTGGATGTACCAGTCTATGGAATCGACCATTCGATTCCTTCTTGGTGGAGAATTTTTTGAGGCTCTGGATTTGTATGTTCGGGAAAATGTAGAACCAGGGCGGCTTGAGAGGTCATAA